A section of the Streptomyces sp. CG1 genome encodes:
- a CDS encoding aldose 1-epimerase, which yields MSNEDITLTAGNAEVHVSPANGGRISGLKVDSLELLRQGHRYGCFPMVPWCGRTRDGRFLDGGAVRQMPLNSPPHAIHGTARDGAWRIARIAENEAVITYDLVEPWPHPGRVTQVVTLTEDSLTLTMSVEAQDDSFPAQIGWHPWFNRTLVGEDGAVGEDVALDFKPAWQEERGADHLPTGNRIDPRPGPWDDCFGMPDGVDVTLTWPGQLELKVSSREEWVVVYDEQAEAVCVEPQTGPPNGLNTAPRLVTPLEPLEATTTWSWRRL from the coding sequence GTGAGTAACGAAGACATCACGCTGACAGCAGGCAACGCAGAGGTACACGTCAGCCCTGCCAATGGTGGCCGTATCAGCGGCCTCAAGGTCGACTCCCTGGAACTGCTCAGGCAAGGGCACCGCTACGGCTGTTTCCCGATGGTGCCCTGGTGCGGCCGTACCCGGGACGGCCGCTTCCTCGACGGCGGAGCCGTCCGCCAGATGCCCCTCAACTCCCCGCCGCACGCCATCCACGGCACCGCCCGCGACGGCGCCTGGCGCATCGCGCGCATCGCGGAGAACGAGGCGGTGATCACGTACGACCTGGTCGAGCCCTGGCCGCACCCCGGCCGCGTCACCCAGGTCGTCACGCTCACCGAGGACAGCCTGACGCTGACGATGTCGGTGGAGGCGCAGGACGACTCCTTCCCGGCGCAGATCGGCTGGCACCCCTGGTTCAACCGAACCCTCGTGGGCGAGGACGGTGCGGTCGGCGAGGACGTGGCGCTCGACTTCAAGCCCGCCTGGCAGGAGGAGCGCGGCGCCGACCATCTGCCGACCGGCAACCGCATCGACCCGAGGCCCGGCCCGTGGGACGACTGCTTCGGCATGCCCGACGGCGTCGACGTCACCCTCACCTGGCCGGGGCAGCTGGAGCTGAAGGTGAGCAGCCGCGAGGAGTGGGTGGTCGTCTACGACGAGCAGGCCGAGGCCGTGTGCGTCGAGCCGCAGACCGGCCCGCCCAACGGCCTGAACACCGCTCCGCGCCTGGTCACCCCGCTGGAGCCGCTTGAGGCGACGACGACCTGGAGCTGGCGCCGCCTTTAA
- the pyrE gene encoding orotate phosphoribosyltransferase: protein MTDVRGALLQQIKDKAVVHGKVTLSSGLEADYYVDLRRITLDGEAAPLVGQVLLDLTADLEFDAVGGLTMGADPVAAAMLHAAAARGKKLDAFVVRKAAKAHGLQRRVEGPEIKGRRVLVVEDTSTTGGSPLTAVEAVREAGAEVVAVATIVDRATGAAEKIEAGAGVPYRFAFSKDELGLD from the coding sequence ATGACGGACGTACGCGGCGCGCTGCTGCAGCAGATCAAGGACAAGGCCGTGGTGCACGGCAAGGTGACCCTCTCCTCGGGTCTGGAGGCCGACTACTACGTCGACCTGCGCCGCATCACCCTCGACGGCGAGGCCGCCCCGCTCGTCGGCCAGGTGCTCCTGGACCTGACCGCGGACCTGGAGTTCGACGCGGTGGGCGGCCTGACCATGGGTGCCGACCCGGTCGCGGCCGCCATGCTGCACGCCGCCGCCGCGCGCGGGAAGAAGCTGGACGCGTTCGTCGTCCGCAAGGCGGCGAAGGCGCACGGCCTGCAGCGGCGGGTCGAGGGACCGGAGATCAAGGGCCGCCGGGTCCTGGTCGTCGAGGACACCTCCACCACCGGCGGCTCCCCGCTGACCGCCGTGGAGGCCGTGCGCGAGGCCGGTGCCGAGGTCGTCGCCGTTGCGACCATCGTGGACCGGGCCACCGGTGCGGCCGAGAAGATCGAGGCCGGCGCGGGGGTTCCCTACCGTTTCGCCTTCTCGAAGGATGAACTGGGTCTGGACTGA
- a CDS encoding SRPBCC domain-containing protein — protein MEHQVFVPVPVEHLKEALADPARVARAVPGLQQDAGAEPIAGRLKLRVGGHSVTYRGTARVTAREDCTYAVEGDAAEARGTGTVKLALTLRLTDTEGGTTVTIEGTADADGRIADLPPVTVTTALTRLLNRFVESLATAPAPEEKAAPEREPEPEPESGGEDAGAGAGADEHTSVFDTEVPPPSLDPAADRLAEDFADTGEPPAEAAHARRTMIGRSAEEVDHAPPRGRYAPVPAPQTVSATSALRWAAPAAALVVASVIVVSRALRKRR, from the coding sequence ATGGAGCACCAGGTCTTCGTCCCGGTCCCGGTCGAGCACCTCAAGGAGGCCCTGGCCGACCCCGCGCGCGTCGCCCGGGCGGTCCCCGGCCTGCAGCAGGACGCCGGTGCCGAACCCATCGCCGGACGCCTGAAACTGCGCGTCGGCGGACACTCCGTCACCTACCGGGGCACGGCCCGGGTGACCGCCCGCGAGGACTGTACGTACGCCGTCGAGGGCGACGCCGCCGAGGCCCGCGGCACCGGCACCGTGAAGCTCGCCCTCACCCTGCGCCTCACGGACACCGAGGGCGGTACGACGGTCACGATCGAGGGCACGGCGGACGCGGACGGCCGCATCGCCGACCTGCCGCCGGTCACGGTGACGACGGCACTGACCCGCCTGCTGAACCGCTTCGTGGAGAGCTTGGCGACGGCGCCGGCGCCGGAGGAGAAGGCAGCACCTGAGCGCGAGCCGGAGCCTGAGCCGGAGTCCGGGGGCGAGGACGCGGGTGCGGGTGCGGGTGCGGACGAGCACACCTCCGTCTTCGACACCGAGGTCCCTCCGCCCTCGCTGGACCCGGCGGCCGACCGCCTCGCGGAGGACTTCGCCGACACCGGCGAGCCCCCCGCCGAGGCCGCGCACGCCCGCCGGACGATGATCGGCCGCAGCGCCGAGGAGGTCGACCACGCCCCACCCCGCGGCCGCTACGCCCCGGTCCCGGCCCCCCAGACGGTCTCGGCGACATCGGCCCTGCGGTGGGCGGCACCGGCGGCGGCACTGGTGGTGGCATCGGTGATCGTCGTCAGCAGAGCACTGCGCAAACGCCGCTGA
- a CDS encoding DUF3151 domain-containing protein, whose product MTIHENLLGGPPPTHLPDDPEPRELLATGAAPADVAAKYPTSSLAWAQLADDAFERGAVVESYAYARTGYHRGLDALRRNGWKGHGPVPWEHEPNRGFLRALHGLARAAQAIGEQEEYERCAQFLKDSSPTAAQTLG is encoded by the coding sequence ATGACGATTCACGAAAACCTCCTCGGCGGCCCGCCCCCGACCCACCTCCCCGACGACCCGGAGCCCCGCGAACTCCTCGCGACCGGCGCCGCCCCCGCGGACGTCGCCGCCAAGTACCCCACCTCCTCCCTCGCCTGGGCCCAGCTGGCCGACGATGCGTTCGAGCGCGGCGCGGTCGTGGAGTCGTACGCCTACGCCCGTACGGGCTACCACCGCGGCCTCGACGCCCTGCGCCGCAACGGCTGGAAGGGCCACGGCCCGGTCCCCTGGGAGCACGAGCCGAACCGCGGCTTCCTGCGCGCCCTGCACGGCCTCGCCCGCGCCGCGCAGGCGATCGGCGAGCAGGAGGAGTACGAGCGCTGCGCGCAGTTCCTGAAGGACTCCTCACCGACGGCCGCCCAGACCCTGGGCTGA
- a CDS encoding MFS transporter: MPDVRLASPQGKWILLTTVLGSSMALLDSTVVNVALPRIGRDLGASLAALQWTVNAYLVTLAGLILLGGSLGDRYGRRKIFVLGVVWFAAASLLCGMAPSPGILIAARALQGIGGALLTPGSLAIIQASFHPDDRSRAVGLWSGFGGIGAAIGPFLGGWLVAGPGWRWVFLLNVPLALLCVPVALRHVPESAGGGGRHARFDALGAALGALALALLTYALIEARSGSLVVALTAVAGLAAAVAFVYVERHRPDPMLPPDIFASRQFTAVNLVTVCVYAAFGGYFFLTALQLQVVSGYSPLAAGTALLPTTALMLLFSARSGALADRTGPRLPLTVGPLLCAAAMLLMLRVGPHADYLTDVLPAVLVMGAGMVTLVAPLTATVLASVDTSRAGLASGINNAAARAAGLIAVAALPLLAGMGPEAYRSPPAFNAAFDRAMPICAGALALASALAFALVRRPAPGCRRPECRTHGSVTAPPLEGRGR, translated from the coding sequence ATGCCCGATGTCCGGCTGGCCTCGCCCCAGGGCAAGTGGATCCTGCTCACCACGGTCCTCGGCTCCAGCATGGCCCTGCTGGACTCGACCGTCGTCAACGTGGCGCTGCCGCGCATCGGCCGTGACCTGGGCGCGAGCCTCGCCGCGCTGCAGTGGACGGTCAACGCGTACCTGGTCACGCTCGCCGGTCTGATCCTGCTGGGCGGTTCGCTGGGGGACCGCTACGGGCGCCGGAAGATCTTCGTGCTGGGTGTGGTGTGGTTCGCGGCGGCGTCCCTGCTGTGCGGTATGGCGCCGAGTCCGGGGATCCTCATCGCCGCACGGGCCTTGCAGGGCATCGGCGGCGCGCTGCTGACCCCGGGGTCACTGGCGATCATCCAGGCCTCGTTCCATCCCGACGACCGGAGCCGGGCCGTCGGCCTCTGGTCCGGCTTCGGGGGGATCGGCGCGGCGATCGGCCCGTTCCTGGGCGGCTGGCTGGTGGCCGGCCCCGGCTGGCGCTGGGTGTTCCTGCTGAACGTCCCGCTGGCCCTGCTGTGCGTACCGGTGGCACTGAGGCACGTTCCGGAATCGGCTGGGGGAGGCGGTAGGCACGCCCGCTTCGACGCCCTGGGAGCGGCGCTGGGTGCGCTGGCCCTGGCCCTGCTGACGTACGCGCTGATCGAGGCCAGATCGGGCTCGCTGGTGGTGGCCCTGACGGCGGTTGCGGGCCTGGCGGCGGCGGTGGCCTTCGTGTACGTCGAGCGGCACCGCCCGGACCCGATGCTCCCGCCGGACATCTTCGCCTCGCGCCAGTTCACGGCGGTCAACCTGGTCACCGTGTGCGTGTACGCGGCGTTCGGCGGCTACTTCTTCCTCACCGCGCTGCAGTTGCAGGTGGTGTCGGGGTACTCGCCGCTGGCGGCCGGTACGGCGTTGCTGCCGACGACGGCCCTGATGCTGCTGTTCTCGGCCCGCTCCGGCGCCCTGGCCGACCGCACCGGCCCCCGCCTGCCGCTCACCGTCGGCCCGCTGCTCTGCGCGGCGGCGATGCTGCTGATGCTCCGGGTGGGCCCGCACGCCGACTACCTGACGGACGTCCTGCCGGCCGTCCTGGTCATGGGCGCCGGCATGGTCACGCTCGTCGCCCCCCTGACCGCGACGGTCCTGGCCTCGGTGGACACCTCCCGCGCGGGCCTGGCCAGCGGCATCAACAACGCGGCGGCCCGGGCGGCGGGCCTGATCGCGGTCGCGGCGCTGCCGCTGCTCGCGGGGATGGGCCCGGAGGCGTATCGCTCCCCGCCGGCTTTCAACGCGGCGTTCGACAGGGCGATGCCCATCTGCGCGGGTGCGCTGGCGCTGGCCTCGGCGCTGGCTTTCGCCCTGGTCCGGCGCCCGGCCCCGGGGTGCCGCCGCCCGGAATGCCGCACGCATGGAAGCGTTACGGCTCCACCGCTGGAGGGGCGGGGCCGATAG
- the fbaA gene encoding class II fructose-bisphosphate aldolase produces the protein MPIATPEVYNEMLDRAKAGKFAYPAINVTSSQTLNAALRGFAEAESDGIVQISTGGAEFLGGQYSKDMVTGAVALAEYAHIIAEKYPVNIALHTDHCPKDKLDGYVRPLIAVSEERVKAGKNPLFQSHMWDGSAETLADNLAIAQELLERTRAARIILEVEITPTGGEEDGVSHEINDSLYTTVEDAIRTAEALGLGEKGRYLLAASFGNVHGVYKPGNVVLRPDLLKELNDGVAAKFGKAASPGPFDFVFHGGSGSTEQEILTALENGVVKMNLDTDTQYAFTRPVAAHMFQNYDGVLKVDGEVGNKKAYDPRTWGKLAEASMAARVVEATQNLRSAGNKIK, from the coding sequence ATGCCCATCGCAACCCCCGAGGTCTACAACGAGATGCTCGACCGGGCGAAGGCAGGCAAGTTCGCCTACCCGGCCATCAACGTCACCTCGAGCCAGACCCTGAACGCGGCGCTGCGCGGCTTCGCGGAGGCGGAGAGCGACGGCATCGTCCAGATCTCGACCGGCGGTGCCGAGTTCCTCGGCGGCCAGTACAGCAAGGACATGGTGACCGGCGCGGTCGCGCTCGCCGAGTACGCGCACATCATCGCCGAGAAGTACCCGGTCAACATCGCGCTGCACACCGACCACTGCCCGAAGGACAAGCTCGACGGGTACGTCCGTCCGCTGATCGCGGTCTCCGAGGAGCGCGTGAAGGCCGGCAAGAACCCGCTGTTCCAGTCCCACATGTGGGACGGCTCCGCCGAGACCCTCGCCGACAACCTCGCCATCGCCCAGGAGCTGCTGGAGCGCACCCGCGCCGCCCGCATCATCCTCGAGGTCGAGATCACCCCGACCGGCGGCGAGGAGGACGGCGTCTCGCACGAGATCAACGACTCCCTGTACACGACGGTCGAGGACGCGATCCGCACCGCCGAGGCCCTCGGCCTGGGCGAGAAGGGCCGCTACCTGCTGGCCGCCTCCTTCGGCAACGTGCACGGCGTGTACAAGCCGGGCAACGTCGTGCTCCGCCCCGACCTGCTGAAGGAGCTGAACGACGGCGTCGCCGCGAAGTTCGGCAAGGCTGCTTCTCCCGGCCCCTTCGACTTCGTTTTCCACGGCGGCTCCGGCTCCACCGAGCAGGAGATCCTCACCGCGCTGGAGAACGGCGTCGTGAAGATGAACCTGGACACGGACACCCAGTACGCCTTCACCCGTCCGGTCGCCGCCCACATGTTCCAGAACTACGACGGCGTCCTGAAGGTCGACGGCGAGGTCGGCAACAAGAAGGCCTACGACCCGCGCACCTGGGGCAAGCTGGCCGAGGCGTCCATGGCCGCGCGCGTCGTCGAGGCCACGCAGAACCTGCGCTCGGCGGGCAACAAGATCAAGTAA
- a CDS encoding tryptophan 2,3-dioxygenase family protein, whose protein sequence is MSQQAQPPLQAAEPEAPHLAQNPDGTLDPSLDFAGTTPYEDYVRADVLTHLQHTLSDDPGEMVFLVTTQVMELWFTVIVHEWETAANALRSDDVPTAVDALKRSVRELEALNASWKPLGQLTPAQFNSYRSALGEGSGFQSAMYRRMEFLLGEKSASMLVPHRGAPRAHAELEKALHEPSLYDEVVHLLARRGHVIPESVLNRDVSQRYDADDAVESAWTAIYSADQDTELARLGEALTDVAELVWRWRNDHLVATRRAMGAKPGTGGSAGVAWLEKRARKNVFPELWTARSHV, encoded by the coding sequence ATGTCCCAACAGGCTCAACCCCCTCTCCAGGCCGCTGAGCCCGAGGCCCCGCATCTCGCACAGAACCCCGACGGCACCCTCGACCCGAGCCTCGACTTCGCGGGTACGACGCCGTACGAGGACTACGTCAGAGCGGACGTGCTCACCCACCTCCAGCACACCCTCTCCGACGACCCCGGAGAGATGGTCTTCCTGGTCACGACCCAGGTGATGGAACTGTGGTTCACGGTGATCGTGCACGAGTGGGAGACCGCCGCGAACGCCCTCCGCTCGGACGACGTCCCGACCGCCGTCGACGCGCTCAAGCGCTCCGTACGCGAACTCGAGGCGCTGAACGCCTCCTGGAAGCCGCTCGGCCAGCTCACCCCCGCCCAGTTCAACTCCTACCGCTCAGCCCTCGGTGAGGGCTCCGGCTTCCAGTCGGCGATGTACCGCCGGATGGAGTTCCTGCTCGGCGAGAAGTCCGCGTCCATGCTCGTCCCGCACCGCGGCGCCCCGCGCGCCCACGCGGAACTGGAGAAGGCACTGCACGAGCCGAGCCTGTACGACGAGGTCGTCCACCTCCTCGCGCGCCGCGGCCACGTGATCCCCGAGTCCGTCCTGAACCGGGACGTCTCCCAGCGCTACGACGCCGACGACGCCGTCGAGTCCGCCTGGACGGCGATCTACTCCGCCGACCAGGACACCGAACTCGCCCGTCTCGGCGAGGCGTTGACCGACGTCGCCGAACTGGTCTGGCGCTGGCGCAACGACCACCTGGTCGCCACCCGCCGCGCGATGGGCGCCAAGCCCGGCACGGGCGGCTCGGCCGGCGTGGCCTGGCTGGAGAAGCGCGCCCGCAAGAACGTGTTCCCGGAGCTGTGGACGGCGAGGTCCCATGTCTGA